A stretch of Campylobacter gracilis DNA encodes these proteins:
- the nikR gene encoding nickel-responsive transcriptional regulator NikR has product MKKEEKESAVRFSISLPTKLFEDLDEMVRAKQYLSRSEFIRDLIREKMVEGVLHGDGEDDCVGVLCIAYDHHQSDLIEQLVEIEHHANVTIVSTSHFHIDERHCFEEITMRDKISKIERLSAKIGALKGVKFSKLVKAVITEA; this is encoded by the coding sequence ATGAAAAAAGAGGAAAAAGAGAGCGCCGTAAGATTTAGCATTTCGCTGCCGACGAAGCTTTTTGAGGATCTCGATGAAATGGTGCGCGCCAAGCAGTACCTAAGCCGCAGCGAGTTTATCCGCGATCTCATACGCGAAAAGATGGTCGAGGGCGTGCTTCACGGAGATGGCGAGGATGACTGCGTGGGCGTGCTTTGCATCGCTTACGATCATCACCAAAGCGATCTGATCGAGCAGCTCGTAGAGATCGAGCACCACGCAAACGTCACCATCGTCAGCACCAGCCACTTCCACATCGACGAGCGCCACTGCTTCGAGGAGATCACGATGCGGGATAAAATTTCAAAGATCGAGCGGCTCAGCGCCAAAATCGGCGCGCTAAAAGGGGTGAAATTTTCCAAGCTCGTAAAGGCGGTCATCACCGAAGCGTAG